From a region of the Gloeocapsa sp. DLM2.Bin57 genome:
- a CDS encoding circadian clock protein KaiA has translation MSPRLSVCIYAPSVQFAQSLREVLSDQRYSLTFQETPVKLFDFVKANKEKIDCLVVVKDNELLPMFNQLYEDGTLLPVLIIDSDEKFNPSEQQKYPTHLYHSAEIALGVAKIPYIIPLIDNAIAQFLNLAPSSQISESPTQKYSVPIKEYNHSFLLLQQRRLAEKLKERLGYLGVYYNRNPRLFYRNLSLEEKEELIEMLAEEYRLIILSYFSDDQETNNLIDLFVNRAFFADISVSKVLEIHMKLMDEFAQQLKLEGRNEEILLDYRLALIDIIAHLCEMYRRSIPREDLPFEL, from the coding sequence TTGTCTCCTCGACTATCTGTCTGTATCTATGCGCCATCTGTGCAATTCGCTCAGTCTTTACGGGAAGTACTGAGTGATCAGCGCTATTCATTGACTTTCCAAGAGACTCCAGTTAAATTATTCGATTTCGTCAAAGCCAATAAAGAAAAAATAGACTGTCTCGTAGTAGTCAAAGATAATGAGCTACTACCGATGTTTAATCAATTATACGAAGATGGGACACTTTTACCTGTGTTGATCATAGATTCAGACGAAAAATTTAACCCTTCAGAACAGCAAAAATACCCTACACATCTTTATCATAGCGCCGAAATAGCTCTAGGTGTTGCTAAAATACCATATATAATCCCCCTAATTGATAATGCGATCGCCCAATTTCTCAATTTAGCTCCTAGTTCACAAATCAGTGAATCACCAACACAAAAGTATTCAGTCCCCATAAAAGAGTACAATCACAGTTTTTTGTTATTACAACAAAGACGCCTAGCAGAAAAACTCAAGGAACGTTTAGGGTATCTAGGTGTGTATTATAATCGTAATCCCAGGTTGTTTTATCGCAATCTTTCCTTAGAAGAGAAAGAAGAATTAATCGAGATGTTAGCTGAAGAATATCGTCTCATCATTCTCAGCTACTTTAGTGATGATCAAGAAACCAATAATTTAATTGACTTATTCGTTAACAGGGCTTTTTTTGCTGATATTTCAGTTTCTAAAGTTTTAGAAATTCACATGAAACTAATGGACGAATTTGCTCAACAACTTAAATTAGAAGGAAGAAACGAAGAAATTCTCCTAGATTATCGATTAGCCTTAATAGACATTATCGCCCATTTGTGTGAAATGTATCGACGTTCCATCCCCAGAGAAGACTTACCTTTTGAATTATGA
- the kaiB gene encoding circadian clock protein KaiB, with the protein MNALKKTYVLKLYVAGNTPNSVRALKMLKNILEQEFQGVYALKVIDVLKNPQLAEEDKILATPTLAKILPPPVRKIIGDLSDRERVLIGLDLLYEEITERDFEL; encoded by the coding sequence ATGAACGCACTCAAAAAAACTTATGTATTAAAGCTTTACGTAGCTGGGAACACACCTAACTCAGTAAGAGCCTTAAAAATGCTCAAAAACATACTAGAGCAAGAATTTCAAGGTGTTTATGCTCTCAAGGTGATTGATGTTCTCAAAAATCCCCAACTCGCTGAAGAAGACAAAATACTAGCAACGCCTACATTAGCTAAAATACTACCACCTCCAGTCAGAAAAATTATCGGCGATCTCTCAGATCGTGAAAGAGTTTTAATCGGATTAGACTTACTCTATGAAGAAATCACCGAGAGAGATTTTGAACTGTAA